One window of Burkholderia vietnamiensis LMG 10929 genomic DNA carries:
- the lptB gene encoding LPS export ABC transporter ATP-binding protein, whose amino-acid sequence MNALPNRQPAGTTSSLVVRNLKKRYGSRTVVKDVSLDVKSGEVVGLLGPNGAGKTTSFYMIVGLVPLDAGEISLNGSSISLLPIHKRASLGLSYLPQEASVFRKLTVEENIRAVLELQHGEDGKRLSKDAIAARTEALLDELQIGHLRDNPALSLSGGERRRVEIARALATNPNFILLDEPFAGVDPIAVLEIQKIVKFLKQRNIGVLITDHNVRETLGICDHAYIISDGSVLAAGAPSEIIENESVRRVYLGEHFRM is encoded by the coding sequence ATGAACGCACTTCCGAATCGCCAGCCGGCCGGCACCACGAGCTCGCTCGTGGTGCGCAACCTGAAGAAGCGCTACGGCTCGCGCACCGTCGTCAAGGACGTGTCGCTCGACGTGAAGAGCGGCGAGGTGGTCGGCCTGCTCGGCCCGAACGGCGCGGGCAAGACGACGTCGTTCTACATGATCGTCGGCCTCGTGCCGCTCGATGCGGGCGAGATCTCGCTGAACGGCAGCTCGATCAGCCTGCTGCCGATCCACAAGCGCGCGTCGCTCGGCCTGTCGTATCTGCCGCAGGAAGCGTCGGTGTTCCGCAAGCTGACCGTCGAGGAAAACATCCGCGCGGTGCTCGAGCTGCAGCACGGCGAAGACGGCAAGCGCCTGTCGAAGGACGCCATCGCGGCGCGCACGGAGGCGCTGCTCGACGAGCTGCAGATCGGCCACCTGCGCGACAATCCGGCGCTGTCGCTGTCGGGCGGCGAACGCCGTCGCGTGGAGATCGCACGCGCGCTCGCGACCAACCCGAACTTCATCCTGCTCGACGAACCGTTCGCGGGCGTCGACCCGATCGCGGTGCTCGAGATCCAGAAGATCGTCAAGTTCCTGAAGCAACGCAACATCGGCGTGTTGATCACCGATCACAACGTGCGTGAAACGCTCGGCATCTGCGATCACGCCTACATCATCAGCGACGGTTCGGTGCTCGCCGCCGGCGCGCCGAGCGAAATCATCGAGAACGAGAGCGTGCGCCGCGTCTACCTCGGCGAACACTTCCGGATGTAA
- the lptA gene encoding lipopolysaccharide transport periplasmic protein LptA, producing the protein MNEPFPRQNSGGAARAVRAALVATLVALPLVGLAPLAHAEKADQNKPINVEADNLTYDDLKQVTVATGNVVITKGTIKITGDRVEVRQDPEGYQYATSFGSGKKHATFRQKREGLDEYIDGDAERIDYDGKQDLTTLTTAATVRRLQGTSTIADTVHGSVITYDGQRDFYTAKGGKDVAAPGNPNGRVRAMLSPKNGGPGPLNGAPAKLSPSTTIQGAPAQ; encoded by the coding sequence ATGAACGAACCGTTCCCTCGACAGAATTCCGGCGGCGCTGCGCGCGCCGTCCGCGCCGCGCTCGTCGCGACGCTCGTGGCGCTCCCGCTCGTCGGGCTGGCGCCGCTCGCCCATGCCGAGAAGGCCGACCAGAACAAGCCGATCAACGTCGAGGCCGACAACCTGACCTATGACGACCTGAAGCAGGTGACCGTCGCGACCGGCAACGTCGTGATCACGAAGGGCACGATCAAGATCACCGGCGACCGCGTCGAAGTGCGGCAGGACCCGGAAGGCTACCAGTACGCGACGTCGTTCGGCAGCGGCAAGAAGCACGCGACGTTCCGCCAGAAGCGCGAAGGCCTCGACGAATACATCGACGGCGACGCCGAGCGCATCGACTACGACGGCAAGCAGGACCTGACCACGCTGACGACGGCCGCCACCGTGCGCCGCCTGCAGGGCACGTCGACGATCGCGGACACCGTGCACGGCAGCGTGATCACGTACGACGGCCAGCGCGACTTCTACACCGCGAAGGGCGGCAAGGACGTCGCCGCGCCGGGCAACCCGAACGGCCGCGTGCGCGCGATGCTGTCGCCGAAGAACGGCGGCCCCGGTCCCCTGAACGGCGCGCCGGCGAAGCTGTCGCCGTCGACCACGATCCAGGGAGCGCCCGCCCAATGA
- the lptC gene encoding LPS export ABC transporter periplasmic protein LptC: protein MNPQFRWTQLLPLVAVAALAGITWWLLQATLPPPGEGAAQPKRHTPDYFADNFSVTELDQTGTTQYRLTAAKLVHYEDTDDSDLTDPAMRAFQPGKPVVTTTAKRGTVNGDVSIVDLYDDARILRVAGGGDPQMQADSQHFRILVNDDVIQTEKPVKLQRGLSLVNATDGMKYNNVTRVIELYGNVRGTIAATDTSGGSKGQPR from the coding sequence ATGAATCCGCAATTTCGCTGGACCCAGCTGCTGCCGCTCGTCGCGGTGGCCGCGCTCGCGGGCATCACGTGGTGGCTGCTGCAGGCGACGCTGCCGCCGCCCGGCGAAGGCGCCGCGCAACCGAAGCGCCATACGCCCGACTATTTCGCCGACAACTTCTCGGTCACCGAGCTCGACCAGACCGGCACGACCCAGTACCGGCTGACGGCCGCGAAGCTGGTCCACTACGAAGACACCGACGACAGCGACCTGACCGATCCGGCGATGCGCGCGTTCCAGCCCGGCAAGCCGGTCGTCACGACCACCGCGAAGCGCGGCACGGTCAACGGCGACGTGTCGATCGTCGACTTGTACGACGACGCGCGCATCCTGCGCGTGGCCGGCGGCGGCGATCCGCAGATGCAGGCCGATTCGCAGCATTTCCGGATCTTGGTCAACGACGATGTGATCCAGACCGAAAAGCCGGTTAAACTTCAGCGCGGCCTGTCGCTCGTCAACGCGACCGACGGCATGAAGTACAACAACGTCACCCGGGTCATCGAGCTTTACGGCAACGTGCGCGGCACGATCGCCGCCACGGACACGTCCGGCGGCTCGAAAGGTCAACCCAGGTGA
- a CDS encoding KdsC family phosphatase, with product MSAALTAAERASRVKLMIFDVDGVLTDGGLLFTAAGDAMKSFNSLDGHGVKLLGEAGIATAIITGRRSEIVAARAKEMKIAHLFQGVEDKLAVFADLAGSLGIGADACGYMGDDWPDLPVMLRCGFATAPANAHPEVIARAHWVAEARGGHGAVREVCDAILRAQRRYDALLAAACGV from the coding sequence ATGAGCGCAGCGCTGACTGCGGCCGAACGCGCGAGCCGCGTGAAGCTGATGATTTTCGACGTCGACGGCGTACTGACCGACGGCGGCCTGCTGTTTACCGCGGCCGGCGACGCGATGAAGTCGTTCAATTCGCTCGACGGCCATGGCGTGAAGCTGCTCGGCGAAGCCGGCATCGCGACCGCGATCATCACCGGACGCCGTTCGGAGATCGTCGCGGCGCGCGCGAAGGAAATGAAGATCGCGCACCTGTTCCAGGGCGTCGAGGACAAGCTGGCCGTGTTCGCCGATCTGGCCGGCTCGCTCGGCATCGGCGCCGACGCATGCGGCTACATGGGCGACGACTGGCCCGACCTGCCCGTGATGCTGCGCTGCGGCTTCGCGACCGCGCCGGCCAATGCGCACCCCGAGGTGATCGCGCGCGCACACTGGGTGGCCGAGGCCCGCGGCGGTCACGGCGCGGTGCGCGAAGTGTGCGACGCGATCCTGCGCGCGCAGCGCCGCTACGATGCGCTGCTCGCCGCCGCGTGCGGAGTCTGA
- the kdsD gene encoding arabinose 5-phosphate isomerase KdsD, translating into MIAKINDDRALALARDVLDIEADAVRALRDQLDGDFVQAVALLLGCRGRVVVSGIGKSGHIARKIAATLASTGTPAFFVHPAEASHGDLGMVTADDVFIGISYSGESEELVAILPLVKRIGAKLIAITGRAESSLGKLADVHLNAAVSKEACPLNLAPTASTTAALALGDALAVAVLDARGFGSEDFARSHPGGALGRRLLTHVRDVMRSGADVPRVGLDATLSDALFQITEKRLGMTAVVDPDGRVAGIFTDGDLRRVLARDGDFRTLPIVDVMTRAPRTIGPDQLAVEAVELMERHRINQMLVVDANGMLIGALNMHDLFSKKVI; encoded by the coding sequence ATGATAGCGAAAATCAATGATGATCGGGCGCTCGCGCTCGCCCGCGACGTGCTCGACATCGAGGCGGATGCCGTGCGCGCGCTGCGCGACCAGCTCGACGGCGACTTCGTCCAGGCCGTGGCACTGCTGCTCGGCTGCCGCGGGCGCGTGGTGGTCTCCGGCATCGGCAAATCAGGGCATATCGCCCGCAAGATCGCGGCCACGCTGGCCAGCACCGGTACGCCTGCATTCTTCGTCCATCCGGCGGAAGCGAGTCATGGCGACCTCGGGATGGTGACCGCCGACGACGTCTTCATCGGCATTTCGTATTCCGGCGAATCGGAAGAGCTCGTGGCGATCCTGCCGCTCGTCAAGCGGATCGGCGCGAAGCTGATCGCGATCACGGGCCGCGCCGAATCGAGCCTCGGCAAGCTCGCCGACGTGCACCTGAACGCCGCCGTGTCGAAGGAAGCCTGCCCGCTGAACCTCGCGCCCACCGCGAGCACGACGGCCGCGCTCGCGCTCGGCGACGCGCTCGCCGTCGCGGTGCTCGATGCGCGCGGCTTCGGCTCCGAGGACTTCGCGCGCTCGCATCCGGGCGGCGCGCTCGGCCGCCGTCTGCTCACGCACGTGCGCGACGTGATGCGCAGCGGTGCCGACGTGCCGCGCGTCGGGCTCGACGCGACGCTGTCGGACGCGCTGTTCCAGATCACCGAAAAGCGCCTGGGCATGACGGCCGTGGTCGATCCCGACGGCCGCGTCGCCGGCATCTTCACCGACGGCGACCTGCGCCGCGTGCTCGCGCGCGACGGCGACTTCCGCACGCTGCCGATCGTCGACGTGATGACGCGCGCGCCGCGCACGATCGGCCCGGACCAACTCGCGGTCGAAGCCGTGGAACTGATGGAGCGCCACCGGATCAACCAGATGCTGGTGGTCGATGCAAACGGCATGCTGATCGGCGCGCTGAACATGCACGACCTGTTTTCGAAGAAGGTGATCTGA
- a CDS encoding monovalent cation:proton antiporter family protein, producing MISPLEMTLLLLLASVVGVVVFRSLNLPPMLGYLTVGILVGPHAFGVAADLERAEHLAEFGVVFLMFSIGLEFSLAKLRAMQRLVFGLGLLQVVATLVLAVVLGALFERWVHIAWQGSVALGGALAMSSTAIVSKMLAERLEIETAHGRNIFGVLLFQDLAVVPLLIVIAAFGAESSKDLAITLGFAAVKIVIALALLLIVGQRFMTRWLNVVARRRSQELFVLNLLLVTLGAAFITDRFGLSLALGAFIAGMLIAETPFRHQVEEDIKPFRDVLLGLFFVTTGMLLDPRVIWEHPLLVLGFFIGQILFKATTIAGLARLFGATPGVAMRTGIGLAQAGEFGFVLLNLILDRHLVDATLLQAILASMLLSMLAAPFLIQNADRIVMRLSSTEWMQQSLQMTRIATQSLKQRGHVIICGYGRAGQNLARMLEQEGIPYVALDLDPDRVSAAATAGESVVFGDAARRESLLAAGIHRAAAVAITYANTPSALRVLHHVHELAPTLPAIVRTVDDADLEKLLAAGATEVIPEIVEGSLMLASHTLVLVGVPMRKVVRRVEEMRDERYSLLRGYFHGADDADDDDHEQVRLQSVPVDARADAVGRSLEELGLYVLGIEVTAIRRHGIRGVEPDPQTKLRASDIVVLRGLPEALAIAEERLSRLRREPPAAVA from the coding sequence GTGATTTCCCCGCTCGAAATGACGCTGCTGCTGCTGCTGGCTTCGGTGGTGGGCGTCGTCGTATTTCGCTCGCTGAACCTGCCGCCGATGCTCGGCTATCTGACCGTCGGCATTCTGGTCGGCCCGCACGCGTTCGGCGTCGCCGCGGACCTCGAGCGCGCCGAGCATCTTGCCGAATTCGGCGTCGTGTTCCTGATGTTTTCGATCGGCCTCGAGTTCTCGCTCGCGAAGCTACGGGCGATGCAGCGGCTCGTGTTCGGGCTCGGGCTGCTGCAGGTGGTCGCGACGCTCGTGCTGGCGGTCGTGCTCGGCGCGCTGTTCGAGCGCTGGGTGCACATCGCGTGGCAGGGCAGCGTCGCGCTCGGCGGCGCGCTCGCGATGTCGTCGACGGCGATCGTCTCGAAGATGCTCGCCGAGCGGCTCGAGATCGAGACCGCGCACGGGCGCAACATCTTCGGCGTGCTGCTGTTCCAGGATCTCGCGGTGGTGCCGCTGCTGATCGTCATCGCGGCGTTCGGCGCCGAGTCGTCGAAGGATCTCGCGATCACGCTCGGCTTCGCGGCGGTCAAGATCGTGATCGCGCTCGCGCTGCTGCTGATCGTCGGGCAGCGCTTCATGACGCGCTGGCTGAACGTCGTCGCGCGGCGCCGCTCGCAGGAGCTGTTCGTGCTGAACCTGCTGCTCGTCACGCTGGGCGCCGCGTTCATCACCGACCGCTTCGGCCTGTCGCTCGCGCTCGGCGCGTTCATCGCCGGGATGCTGATCGCCGAGACGCCGTTCCGCCATCAGGTCGAAGAAGACATCAAGCCGTTTCGCGACGTGCTGCTCGGGCTGTTCTTCGTAACGACCGGGATGCTGCTCGATCCGCGCGTGATCTGGGAGCATCCGTTGCTCGTGCTCGGCTTCTTCATCGGGCAGATCCTTTTCAAGGCGACGACGATCGCGGGGCTCGCGCGGCTGTTCGGCGCGACGCCGGGCGTCGCGATGCGCACCGGCATCGGCCTCGCGCAGGCCGGCGAGTTCGGCTTCGTGCTGCTGAACCTGATCCTCGACCGGCACCTGGTCGATGCGACGCTGCTGCAGGCGATCCTCGCGTCGATGCTGCTGTCGATGCTCGCCGCGCCGTTCCTGATCCAGAACGCCGACCGGATCGTGATGCGGCTGTCGTCGACCGAATGGATGCAGCAGTCGCTGCAGATGACGCGGATCGCGACGCAAAGCCTCAAGCAGCGCGGCCACGTGATCATCTGCGGCTACGGCCGCGCGGGGCAGAACCTCGCGCGCATGCTCGAGCAGGAAGGCATTCCGTACGTCGCGCTCGACCTCGATCCCGATCGCGTGAGCGCCGCGGCGACGGCCGGCGAATCGGTCGTGTTCGGCGACGCGGCGCGCCGCGAGTCGCTGCTCGCGGCCGGCATCCATCGCGCGGCGGCCGTCGCGATCACGTATGCGAACACGCCGTCGGCGCTGCGCGTGCTGCACCACGTGCACGAGCTGGCGCCGACGCTGCCGGCGATCGTGCGCACCGTCGACGACGCCGATCTCGAGAAGCTGCTCGCGGCCGGCGCGACCGAGGTGATTCCGGAGATCGTCGAGGGCAGCCTGATGCTCGCGTCGCATACGCTGGTGCTGGTGGGCGTGCCGATGCGCAAGGTCGTGCGGCGCGTCGAGGAGATGCGCGACGAGCGCTACAGCCTGCTGCGCGGCTATTTCCACGGCGCGGACGATGCCGACGACGACGATCACGAGCAGGTGCGGCTACAATCGGTGCCGGTCGACGCGCGCGCCGACGCGGTCGGGCGCTCGCTGGAGGAGCTCGGGCTGTACGTGCTCGGGATCGAAGTCACGGCGATTCGCCGGCACGGCATTCGCGGCGTCGAGCCCGATCCGCAGACCAAGCTGCGCGCGAGCGACATCGTCGTGCTGCGCGGGCTGCCCGAGGCGCTCGCGATTGCCGAGGAGCGGCTGTCGCGGCTGCGGCGCGAGCCGCCGGCCGCGGTAGCGTGA
- a CDS encoding adenine phosphoribosyltransferase, with protein sequence MPHSSSGAPLDPVAFIHSQIRTVPDWPQPGVMFRDITTLLQSPKALRILVDLFVERYVDAKLDYVAGLDARGFIIAPIVAYELSVGFVPIRKVGKLPYKTCSESYDLEYGSATVEIHEDACRPGDRVIIMDDLIATGGTMMAGRNLLQRLGAVVVEGAAIIDLPDLGGSTLLRNAGLPIYTVTEFAGH encoded by the coding sequence ATGCCGCATTCGTCGTCGGGCGCGCCGCTCGATCCGGTCGCCTTCATCCACAGCCAGATCCGCACGGTGCCCGACTGGCCGCAGCCGGGCGTGATGTTCCGCGACATCACGACGCTGCTGCAGAGCCCGAAGGCGCTGCGCATCCTCGTCGACCTGTTCGTCGAGCGCTATGTCGATGCGAAGCTCGACTACGTCGCGGGCCTCGACGCGCGCGGCTTCATCATCGCGCCGATCGTCGCTTATGAGCTGAGCGTCGGCTTCGTGCCGATCCGCAAGGTCGGCAAGCTGCCGTACAAGACGTGCTCGGAATCGTACGACCTCGAATACGGCAGCGCGACGGTCGAGATCCACGAGGACGCGTGCCGCCCCGGCGACCGCGTGATCATCATGGACGACCTGATCGCGACCGGCGGCACGATGATGGCGGGACGCAACCTGCTGCAGCGGCTCGGCGCGGTCGTCGTCGAAGGCGCGGCGATCATCGACCTGCCGGACCTCGGCGGCTCGACGCTGCTTCGCAACGCAGGGCTGCCGATCTACACCGTCACCGAATTCGCCGGCCACTGA
- a CDS encoding LysE family translocator: MPNFMLFLATSIAITFAPGPDNLQVLARGISQGRAAGFVAALGFTAGILFHTTLAALGVAAVLRSSPVAFQILKLAGAAYLVWIGIKALRSQGLANAHARPPQPLGAIFRQSVIGNLMNPKVTLFFVVFLPQFVDPHGAQPVTLQMFELGALFMLQTAAIFSLFGVGAGAIGAWLKRRPKAGVWLDRIAGATFIAIGIRVALKD; the protein is encoded by the coding sequence ATGCCCAACTTCATGCTGTTTCTCGCCACGTCGATCGCGATCACCTTCGCGCCCGGCCCCGACAACCTACAGGTGCTCGCGCGCGGCATCTCGCAGGGCCGCGCGGCCGGCTTCGTCGCCGCGCTCGGCTTCACGGCCGGGATCCTGTTCCATACGACGCTCGCGGCGCTCGGCGTCGCGGCCGTGCTGCGCTCGTCGCCGGTCGCGTTCCAGATCCTGAAGCTCGCGGGCGCCGCGTATCTCGTGTGGATCGGCATCAAGGCGCTGCGCAGCCAGGGGCTCGCGAACGCGCATGCGCGCCCGCCGCAGCCGCTCGGCGCGATCTTCCGGCAGAGCGTGATCGGCAACCTGATGAACCCGAAAGTCACGCTGTTCTTCGTCGTGTTCCTGCCGCAGTTCGTCGATCCGCACGGCGCGCAGCCGGTGACGCTGCAGATGTTCGAGCTCGGCGCGCTGTTCATGCTGCAGACGGCCGCGATCTTCTCGCTGTTCGGCGTCGGCGCGGGCGCGATCGGCGCGTGGCTGAAGCGCCGCCCGAAGGCCGGCGTGTGGCTCGACCGGATCGCCGGCGCGACCTTCATCGCGATCGGCATCCGCGTGGCGCTGAAGGACTGA
- a CDS encoding NUDIX hydrolase yields MTFPCIAAARRFDPAAHLRFEIAGREVGWVRRADVAKLARWPDVFELSDARVVLSARYDTVDARSMALASAIGALAAEGAIPGWRDEIYAIRNRFDDPPLAYIERAAARFFGTQTYAVHLNGIVEYAAAPGAPAVPQMWLGRRSATKATDPGMLDNVVAGGIGWGLGVRETLAKECWEEAGMPAELAARAVAGRAVQVLCSLPEGTQSELIFVYDLPLPRDFAPHNQDGEVAEHLLAGVPEVLGWLREGRATMDASLAMLDTLLRHRWLAAADADGMDALFAPPA; encoded by the coding sequence ATGACGTTCCCCTGCATTGCGGCCGCGCGCCGCTTCGATCCGGCCGCGCACCTGCGCTTCGAGATCGCCGGCCGCGAGGTCGGCTGGGTGCGGCGCGCAGACGTCGCGAAGCTGGCCCGCTGGCCCGACGTGTTCGAGCTGAGCGACGCGCGCGTCGTGCTGTCGGCGCGCTACGACACGGTCGACGCACGCAGCATGGCGCTCGCGAGCGCGATCGGCGCACTGGCCGCGGAAGGCGCGATCCCCGGCTGGCGCGACGAGATCTATGCGATCCGCAACCGCTTCGACGATCCGCCGCTCGCCTATATCGAGCGCGCCGCCGCGCGCTTCTTCGGCACGCAGACTTATGCGGTGCACCTGAACGGCATCGTAGAATATGCGGCCGCGCCGGGCGCGCCGGCCGTGCCGCAGATGTGGCTCGGCCGCCGCAGCGCCACCAAGGCCACCGACCCGGGCATGCTCGACAACGTCGTCGCGGGCGGCATCGGCTGGGGGCTGGGCGTGCGCGAGACGCTCGCCAAAGAGTGCTGGGAAGAGGCCGGCATGCCGGCCGAACTGGCGGCGCGCGCGGTCGCGGGCCGCGCGGTGCAGGTGTTGTGCTCGCTGCCCGAAGGCACGCAATCCGAACTGATCTTCGTGTACGACCTGCCACTGCCGCGCGACTTCGCGCCGCACAACCAGGACGGCGAGGTGGCCGAGCATCTGCTGGCCGGCGTTCCGGAAGTGCTCGGCTGGCTGCGCGAAGGCCGCGCGACGATGGATGCGAGCCTCGCGATGCTCGACACGCTGCTGCGCCACCGCTGGCTGGCAGCGGCCGACGCCGACGGCATGGATGCGCTGTTCGCGCCGCCCGCCTGA
- the purU gene encoding formyltetrahydrofolate deformylase, with product MSTDHSFILKLSCPDRHGIVHAVSGFLFERSNNILDSAQFGDSRSGEFFMRVHFEQDADGVDATAALDTLRREFAPLAEQFEMRWELHDAEVKPRVVIMVSKIGHCLNDLLFRYRTGQLPIEIPAIVSNHKEFYQLAASYNIPFHHFPLVGGSSDAAKAAQEARVLEVIDEHRADLVVLARYMQILSPNMCEQLAGRAINIHHSFLPSFKGAKPYYQAFDRGVKLIGATAHYVTTDLDEGPIIEQEVERVDHSMTPDQLTAIGRDVECVTLARAVKWHVEHRIVLNGTKTVVFR from the coding sequence ATGTCGACCGATCACAGCTTTATCTTGAAACTGTCGTGCCCCGACCGGCACGGCATCGTCCACGCGGTCTCGGGCTTCCTGTTCGAGCGCAGCAACAACATCCTCGATTCCGCGCAGTTCGGCGACAGCCGCAGCGGCGAGTTCTTCATGCGCGTGCACTTCGAGCAGGATGCCGACGGCGTGGATGCCACGGCCGCGCTCGACACGCTGCGCCGCGAATTCGCGCCGCTCGCCGAGCAGTTCGAGATGCGCTGGGAGCTGCACGACGCGGAGGTGAAGCCGCGCGTCGTGATCATGGTGTCGAAGATCGGCCATTGCCTGAACGATCTGCTGTTCCGCTATCGCACCGGCCAGCTGCCGATCGAGATTCCGGCGATCGTGTCGAACCACAAGGAGTTCTACCAGCTCGCCGCCAGCTACAACATCCCGTTCCATCACTTTCCGCTCGTCGGCGGATCGTCGGACGCGGCGAAGGCCGCGCAGGAAGCCCGCGTGCTGGAGGTGATCGACGAGCACCGCGCCGATCTCGTCGTGCTCGCGCGCTACATGCAGATCCTGTCGCCGAACATGTGCGAGCAGCTCGCCGGCCGCGCGATCAACATCCATCATTCGTTCCTGCCGAGCTTCAAGGGCGCCAAGCCGTATTACCAGGCGTTCGACCGCGGCGTGAAGCTGATCGGCGCGACCGCACACTACGTGACGACCGACCTCGACGAAGGCCCGATCATCGAGCAGGAAGTCGAGCGCGTCGACCACAGCATGACGCCCGACCAGCTGACTGCGATCGGCCGCGACGTCGAGTGCGTGACGCTCGCGCGCGCGGTGAAGTGGCACGTCGAGCACCGGATCGTGCTGAACGGGACCAAGACCGTCGTGTTCCGCTGA
- a CDS encoding AI-2E family transporter, translating into MEKQQESRDAQNREPHLRSVRLTSDFSLPKLSAIEIGSYLFALVAMVAVIELKLLGGLLAGLLVYQLIHTIAPAIERHTTSMRARWVAVVLLSIAIVGGLTGLTIGIIQHFEHTVPNLQSLLGQLMQIVEQTRARTPAWIANLLPVDVEQMKAKAALLMHSHMDQLQQGGKSVARGFGHVLFGMVIGAMIAIGVEHGKVRRPLSTALVTRVSRFAESFRRIVFAQIKISAINAAFTGIYLLVALPIFQQRLPLSKTLVLVTFIVGLLPVIGNLVSNTLIVAVSLSVSMGTAIASLAFLIVIHKLEYFLNAKIIGGQIESRAWELLLAMLIMEAAFGLPGVIAAPIFYAYVKRELYMLRLI; encoded by the coding sequence ATGGAGAAGCAACAAGAGTCGCGCGACGCGCAGAACCGCGAGCCGCACCTGCGCAGCGTGCGGCTGACGAGCGACTTCAGCCTGCCGAAGCTGTCGGCGATCGAGATCGGCAGCTACCTGTTCGCGCTGGTCGCGATGGTGGCCGTGATCGAGCTGAAGCTGCTCGGCGGGCTGCTGGCCGGCCTGCTGGTCTACCAGCTGATCCACACGATCGCGCCTGCGATCGAACGGCATACGACCAGCATGCGCGCGCGCTGGGTCGCCGTCGTGCTGCTGTCGATCGCGATCGTCGGCGGCCTCACCGGCCTGACGATCGGCATCATCCAGCACTTCGAGCACACGGTGCCGAACCTGCAGAGCCTGCTCGGCCAGCTGATGCAGATCGTCGAGCAGACGCGCGCGCGCACGCCGGCGTGGATCGCCAACCTGCTGCCGGTCGACGTCGAGCAGATGAAGGCGAAGGCCGCGCTGCTGATGCACTCGCACATGGACCAGCTCCAGCAAGGCGGCAAGAGCGTCGCGCGCGGCTTCGGCCACGTGCTGTTCGGGATGGTCATCGGCGCGATGATCGCGATCGGCGTCGAACATGGCAAGGTACGCCGGCCGCTGTCGACGGCGCTCGTCACGCGCGTGTCGCGCTTCGCCGAATCGTTCCGCCGGATCGTGTTCGCGCAGATCAAGATCTCGGCGATCAACGCGGCGTTCACCGGCATCTACCTGCTCGTCGCGCTGCCGATCTTCCAGCAGCGGCTGCCGCTGTCGAAGACGCTCGTGCTCGTCACGTTCATCGTCGGGCTGCTGCCGGTGATCGGCAACCTCGTCTCGAACACGCTGATCGTCGCCGTGTCGCTGTCGGTGAGCATGGGCACCGCGATCGCGTCTCTCGCGTTCCTGATCGTGATCCACAAGCTCGAATACTTCCTGAACGCGAAGATCATCGGCGGCCAGATCGAATCGCGCGCATGGGAGCTGCTGCTCGCGATGCTGATCATGGAGGCCGCGTTCGGGCTGCCGGGCGTGATCGCCGCGCCGATCTTCTACGCGTACGTGAAGCGCGAGCTGTACATGCTGCGGCTGATCTGA